Proteins co-encoded in one Pararge aegeria chromosome 19, ilParAegt1.1, whole genome shotgun sequence genomic window:
- the LOC120631993 gene encoding conserved oligomeric Golgi complex subunit 2, with protein MDNDTKEFTLPPAPRGLCFDRNDFVKTSFSVDNFLADHHNVASLETMRDDLGVYLKVLRLAMIELINKDYANFVNLCATLIGFDKAIVKVQVPLSQLNEEVINVKQCLEDAMKELMLWLNQRHALIKKKHLLKCYSQTINCLNTLENILSDITDKRKLEQIIIADRAAMQYNHLKFSISKCDSLIRPEQKKQYNEVGGKLVQMLNELLFTFWNDNNEDYLLKTLITLTTLDRVSETEMLIRKQAVAPLLQNIINEPALQRNKEGLEGVYKNILSLLDTKLKLLFTVTQHSKLTFLTNKYRFLVNCFWCEVENRLEVNLASIFAPGNPQLFYRRYSESMHFIRKLEEYCSTKETVKLLHETSEYKSFLRRWNLPVYFQIRFQEIAGGFEASLKSSSTLQNIDGFILLETYKCWKALQDCWSEGIYIEALVHKFWKLSLQLISRYASWITSICSNKSAPKIETTGINQNLVHNSINLYIDSRTLLLRLPKFLELVEDKVHNNKSKDILRQSLKPTEEMLQGTKSKICECIVNELFEYFNVQLKQVSDIPRLYRKTNRSVPTKPCTYIDLIAKTIKEFNEDASKKVDQTFLGELYNSLFNVMTVLYYKYVEDVLVSVHRTEESLRRLKQIRDMGTQQNSDSTGITDGDKIRLQLNVDVASYTSLAQCLFVNVNSVHKLTELSSMVTDAVKHIDIK; from the exons atggatAACGATACAAAAGAATTTACATTGCCACCGGCGCCGCGGGGCTTATGTTTTGACCGAAATGATTTTGTCAAG ACAAGTTTTTCGGTGGATAACTTCCTTGCAGATCATCACAATGTCGCATCCTTGGAGACTATGCGAGATGACCTGGGTGTCTACCTGAAAGTTCTAAGATTAGCAATGATAGAGCTTATTAACAAGGACTATGCTAATTTTGTAAACCTGTGTGCTACTCTAATCGGCTTCGACAAGGCTATTGTGAAAGTTCAGGTGCCATTAAGCCAATTAAATGAGGAAGTTATA aaTGTAAAACAATGCTTGGAAGATGCTATGAAAGAATTAATGCTCTGGTTGAATCAGAGGCAtgcattaataaagaaaaaacatctACTCAAATGTTACAGCCAAACTATAAATTGTCTAAATacactggaaaatattttaagtgataTTACAGACAAGCGAAAACTAGAGCAAATAATTATAGCAGATAGAGCTGCAATGCAATATAATCATCttaagttttctatttcaaaatGTGACAGCCTTATTAGACCTGAACAAAAGAAGCAATACAATGAAGTTGGAGGTAAATTAGTTCAGATGTTGAATGAACTGCTATTTACATTCTGGAATGATAATAATGAAGATTATCTGCTTAAAACATTAATCACGCTGACAACGTTGGATAGGGTGTCTGAAACAGAGATGCTAATTAGAAAACAAGCTGTAGCTCCTTTGCttcagaatattataaatgaaccAGCTctacaaagaaataaagaagGTCTTGAGGGAGTCTATAAGAATATTCTGTCTTTACTAGACACTAAACTGAAACTGCTTTTTACAGTAACACAACATTCCAAGTTAAcatttcttacaaataaatataggttTTTAGTGAACTGTTTCTGGTGTGAAGTTGAGAACCGCCTAGAGGTCAATCTAGCGTCAATATTTGCTCCTGGTAACCCACAGCTGTTCTATAGAAGGTACAGTGAAAGTATgcattttataagaaaattagAGGAATACTGTTCTACAAAGGAAACTGTGAAACTATTACATGAAACATCAGAATATAAGAGCTTTCTGAGGAGATGGAATTTACCAGTCTATTTTCAAATTAGGTTTCAAGAAATTgcag GTGGTTTTGAAGCTTCATTAAAGTCCAGCTCTACATTGCAAAATATTGATGGTTTCATTTTACTGGAGACTTATAAGTGTTGGAAAGCTCTCCAAGACTGCTGGTCTGAGGGTATTTACATTGAAGCTCTGGTTCACAAGTTCTGGAAGTTGTCACTACAATTGATCTCCAGATATGCTTCATGGATCACAAGTATTTGTTCAAAT aAATCTGCTCCAAAAATAGAAACTACTGGTATTAATCAGAATCTTGTCCACAATAGTATAAACCTTTATATTGACAGTAGAACGTTGCTGCTGAGATTGCCTAAATTTCTAGAATTAGTTGAAGATAAAGTTCataacaataaaagtaaagATATACTAAGACAAAGTTTAAAACCTACAGAAGAAATGTTACAAGGAACAAAATCTAAAATCTGTGAATGTATTGTAAATGaactttttgaatattttaatgtgcAGCTGAAACAAGTTAGTGACATACCAAGATTGTATAGGAAAACAAACAGGAGTGTACCTACTAAACCTTGCACCTACATTGATTTGATTGCCAAAACAATTAAGGAGTTCAATGAGGATGCATCAAAGAAAGTTGATCAAACTTTTTTAGGAGAACTTTATAATTCATTGTTTAATGTTATGACTGTGTT atattataaatatgttgaaGATGTTTTGGTTTCTGTGCATAGAACTGAAGAGTCATTAAGAAGATTGAAGCAAATTCGAGATATGGGTACTCAACAAAACAGTGATAGCACCGGCATCACTGATGGAGACAAGATTAGATTACAGCTGAATGTGGATGTTGCCTCTTACACCAGCCTGGCACAGTGCCTTTTTGTTAATGTAAATAGTGTGCACAAACTAACAGAGTTATCATCAATGGTAACAGATGCTGTAAAACATATAGATATTAAATGA
- the LOC120632321 gene encoding odorant receptor Or1-like — protein MVIQKSEDLYLNRAKFVMKYLGVWYLFLIFQMIYIIQVWGDLEAVSQASYLLFTQACLCFKVTVLQMNMDLLKDLLRRMNEKVFLPQSAKHESILKLQAKRIKRLLLAFMISSQTTCGLWALKPLFDDAGSRNFPFDMWMPVQPEFSPQYELGYAFQLVTICMSAYMYFGVDSVTLSMVIFACAQVDIIKDKILSIQHIQKENKDQHEIKEILSENYNKLIECVKHHQAVVSFTQLVEDAYHTFLLFQLVGSVGLICMSALRILVVDWRSMQFFSILTYVSVMISQLFVCCWCGHELTATSEDLHTVLTTCFWYEQDVRFMRTLYFALMSMRRPMVLRAGHYISLSRQTFVSILRMSYSYFAVLNQTK, from the exons ATGGTCATCCAAAAGTCAGAGGATCTTTATCTTAATAGAGCAAAATTTGTGATGAAGTATTTAGGCGTTTGG tatttatttctgatttttcaaATGATCTATATAATCCAGGTTTGGGGCGACCTGGAGGCGGTTTCGCAAGCCTCTTACTTATTGTTCACTCAAGCGTGTCTATGTTTCAAAGTCACAGTTCTACAGATGAATATGGATCTTCTAAAGGATTTGTTAAGACGAATGAATGAGAAGGTTTTCCTGCCGCAGTCTGCTAAGCACGAGAG TATACTGAAACTGCAAGCCAAAAGGATCAAGCGTCTACTTCTAGCATTTATGATCAGTTCACAAACAACTTGCGGTCTGTGGGCACTGAAGCCGCTTTTCGACGATGCCGGTAGTCGAAACTTCCCATTCGATATGTG GATGCCCGTGCAGCCAGAGTTCTCGCCACAGTACGAATTGGGTTACGCTTTCCAACTGGTGACCATTTGTATGAGCGCTTACATGTACTTCGGAGTGGACAGTGTGACTTTGTCGATGGTAATTTTTGCCTGTGCCCAGGTGGATATAATTAAGGACAAGATTTTAAGT ATTCAACATATTCAAAAGGAAAACAAAGATCAACATGAGATAAAGGAAATCCTATCTGAGaactacaataaattaatagaatGCGTAAAACATCACCAGGCTGTAGTATC ttttaCTCAACTGGTAGAAGACGCATAccacacatttttattatttcaactcGTTGGGAGCGTTGGACTAATCTGCATGTCCGCGTTGCGTATTTTAGTG gtGGACTGGCGAAGCATGCAGTTCTTTTCAATATTGACTTACGTGTCGGTCATGATCAGCCAGTTGTTTGTGTGCTGCTGGTGTGGCCACGAATTAACAGCTACA AGTGAAGATCTTCACACAGTGCTGACTACATGCTTCTGGTATGAGCAGGACGTGAGATTTATGCGAACTCTATACTTTGCTCTGATGAGCATGAGGCGGCCGATGGTTTTGCGCGCGGGTCATTATATTAGTCTATCCAGACAGACTTTTGTATCT ATCCTACGAATGTCTTACTCCTACTTTGCGGTTTTGAATCAAACAAAGTAA
- the LOC120632333 gene encoding odorant receptor 43a-like — MALNSVDIFLGRPRNVLVFFGFWLPPKKNALLHTLYKIAVMLTQYSFILFEVIYVVVVWGDLDEVSEASYLLFTQASVCYKVTIFIANKKQLKYLLDFMKLDIFDPQTPDHDKVIFTNARRIKRLCAMFLTAALVTVSLWAIMPLFDKAESRYFPFKIWMPVDAQDSPHYELGYIYQIMSIYCSALLFFAVDSTILSMVMFGCAQLEIIIDKIQKVKSTPLSAKLRQEEYKEAIGKNNELLKECLRQHQAVIRFIEMLENTYHANICFQLCGTVGIICIVGLRITITEPESVQFYSMLNYMLTMLSQLFLYCWCGNELTTKSQDLREWLYQCPWYEQDGKFRKSLFTAMERMKRPIILKAGHYIPLSRPTFVSILRSSYSYFAVLNQAKNK; from the exons ATGGCTTTAAACTCCGTCGATATATTTCTCGGTAGACCACGAAATGTGTTGGTATTTTTCGGTTTTTGGTTACCACCAAAGAAAAATGCACTTCTTCATACCCTGTATAAAATTGCGGTGATGCTGACGCAATACTCCTTCATACTTTTCGAGGTTATTTACGTTGTGGTGGTTTGGGGAGACCTGGATGAGGTATCGGAGGCTTCGTACCTGTTGTTTACTCAGGCCTCAGTATGTTACAAGGTTACCATTTTTATCGCTAATAAGAAACAGCTGAAATATTTGTTGGATTTTATGAAGCTGGATATATTCGATCCTCAGACTCCGGATCATGATAA AGTTATATTCACGAATGCAAGAAGAATAAAGAGATTGTGTGCAATGTTCCTGACCGCCGCATTAGTTACTGTCAGCCTTTGGGCTATCATGCCGCTGTTTGATAAGGCagaatcaagatattttccgTTCAAGATTTG GATGCCTGTAGACGCCCAGGATTCGCCTCATTACGAGCTAGGGTACATCTATCAGATAATGAGTATCTACTGTAGCGCCCTGCTATTTTTCGCAGTCGACAGCACGATTTTGTCGATGGTGATGTTTGGATGTGcccaattagaaattattatcgATAAGATACAAAAG gtAAAAAGCACGCCACTATCTGCAAAATTGCGGCAAGAGGAATACAAGGAAGCGATTGGAAAAAACAATGAATTGTTAAAAGAATGCCTCCGCCAACACCAAGCTGTTATAAG GTTTATAGAAATGCTGGAGAATACATATCACGCCAATATATGCTTCCAGCTTTGCGGTACAGTTGGCATCATCTGCATTGTAGGACTACGAATAACCATT ACTGAACCTGAAAGCGTCCAATTCTACTCGATGCTGAACTACATGCTCACTATGCTGTCGCAGCTCTTCCTCTACTGCTGGTGCGGGAATGAGCTCACTACTAAA aGTCAAGATTTACGCGAATGGCTGTACCAATGTCCGTGGTACGAGCAAGACGGCAAGTTCCGAAAATCGTTATTCACAGCCATGGAGCGTATGAAGAGACCCATCATTCTGAAAGCTGGGCATTACATTCCACTTTCGAGACCTACTTTTGTTTCA atcTTAAGATCGTCTTATTCCTACTTCGCAGTGCTGAATcaagctaaaaataaataa